The genomic DNA AGGTGACGTTGCTGATACCGCCAAGATTCACGATAAGTCTGGCGCGGCGTACATGTCGAAACAGCAGCGCATGGACTCCTGGCGTAAGCGGCGCCCCCTGTCCACCGGCCGCAATGTCGCGCGGACGGAAATCGGCGACGGTCGTAATCCCGGTACGTTCGGCAATCACGGCCGGCTCAGCGATTTGCAATGTGGAACGTATGGCGCCGACACGTGTATCTTTGATGCCATGCGGCAGATGGTGCACCGTTTGGCCATGAGATCCGATCAGATCGACGTTCTCAGGAGACCATTGAGCCGACCGAATGACTCCCAAGGCGGCGTCTGCGAACCATTCGCCTAGGAGCGCGTTCAGATGGCAAATATCCGCCACCGTTCCGGAAACCGATGCGGAGAGAATTCGTTGCTGCAACGAACGAGGATAAGGAAGCGAATGAAACGCCGCCATCTCGACGTGGAGGCCGGCTTTTCGACGGACGATGGTGACCAGCGCCGCATCGACCCCGTCCGCTGAAGTTCCTGACATCAATCCGACAACGTTCATCTCCAGTATCCTTTCACCACCCGCACGAATACTGCGTGGTTCACGGTGTGCTACGCTAATCGAACTTTGGTGTATGGTCAAGGAGCGAATGGACAGGGCCTAACAGGATGTTGAAAAAGGCCGCATTGGCATTCCCCCAAGACACAGCCACCTCACCGACTCGGCGGCGTCCACAAACGTGAAGAGATTCGGACACTGCCGGCTCACCGACTCGCCGGCGCGCACAGACGTGGCGCTCTTTATTCATCGCGCCGTGCGTCTCATTATTCTCCGCGTCGCGGACCTCGTTGACACCGGAATACGCGGATGATACCGTCCCCGCCGATGTTTCCGGTCAACCATGTGCGGAAGTCGCCTGCCTTTTCTCTCCTTGCCGTGCTGGTCGGTTTCCTGACCCCCGTCGGCGCCATGACGGAAGCTCGCGATCCGATTCCTGTGGTGGTCACTATTCCCGTCCTGAAGGATTTGGCGGAACAAGTCGGTGGCCCTCATGTGCGAGTCACCTCTTTGTTGAGCGGCTACGAGAACGAGCACACCTATTCGCCCAAGCCTACCGATCTGGTCGCGGTCCGGAAAGCCAAGCTGTTGTTGGAAATCGGTATGGGACTCGAGGTCTGGGTTTCGTCGCTGGTGAAGAACGCGGGAGGCCGATCACTACGCGTGATCACGACGTCCCAAGGAGTAGAGCTGATTCGAGACGGCACTGACGTTCATGAAGGGAGACATCATGAAGGGGAAACCGGGAATCCGCACATCTGGCTGGACCCGGAGAATGCCGCCATCATGCTGCACCACATTACCGACGCCCTCATTGAAGTAGACCCGAGCCACACGGCAGAATTTCGAACCAATCAAACGGCTTTTCTCCAACGGCTGGGACAGTTGCAAAATGAACTGTTCGCGCGTACTCAGCGGCTATCCAACCGGCGTTTCATCGCCCATCATCCGGCTTGGCCCTATTTGGCAAAGCGATTCAACCTCGACATTGTCGGCACGATTCAGATGCAGTCGGGTACAGAGCCATCTGCCCTTCACTTGCAATCCCTCATCGACAAGATAAGAAAGGAGAATATCAGAGTTATCGCCTCCGAGGTTCAACTCAGCCAACGACTGCCGGAGCTGCTGGCGAGAGAAACCAAGGCCCACGTCGTCGTCTTGACGACGATGCCTGGCGGTTTGGCGGGAACCGAGACCTACCTCGACATGCTTCGCCATGATGTGCTCCAATTAGCCGGTGCGTTGGAAACGACCTCGTAGCCATTATCGTCTTACCGCCGGAAGGAGCTTCGGATCCTGTGTCTGACCCCCGCGAGCCTATTATCCGTTTCGACCACGCCTCCTTTGGATTTCCTGGGCTCATCGCGCTCAAAGATATTTCGTTGGCCATCTATGAAGGTGAGTTCGTGGGGGTCATCGGCCCAAACGGATCAGGCAAGACGACGCTGTGTCGCGCTGTCCTGGGACTTCTCGCTCCGGTGGAGGGCCATCTTCATATCTTCGACTGTGCCTGTGACGAACTCCGCTGCCACCATCGCGCCAAAATCGGCTACCTTCCGCAGAAAGGAGTCGTCGATCGGAATTTTCCGGTGACGGTCTTCGAAACGGTCATGATGGGTCGTTATGGAGCACTGGGCCTGTTCAAGCGCCCAGGAAGGAAGGATCGTGACATCGCGATGGAGGCGCTGGCTCAGGTCGGAATGGATTCTCACAAGGATCATGCTCTCGGTCAGCTGTCCGGCGGCCAGCAACAACGCGTTTTCATCGCCAGGGCGCTGGCCCAGCAACCCAAGGTCTTGATATTGGACGAACCGACGACCGGTCTGGATATCACCACTCAACACAGTGTCATTGAGTTAGTACAGCACCTCCATGACGAACTCAAACTTACGGTCCTCCTTATTACGCACGACATTAATATGATCCGCTCACGGGTGGATCGGTTGGTTCTTCTCAAGACCAGACTCTTCGCCGCAGCATCTCCTGCTGAAGTTCTTAAACCCGAAATTCTTCACCAGGTGTACGGCAAAGACCTCGTTATTACAGAGAAGGATCTCGTCATCGTCGAAGATTACCACCATCACCACTAATCAGATTGATGGTATCACACAGCCAGCCCTACACCACCCGTTGGGAAACGATTCCTCTTATGCATGAGCTGAATTTTAACAGGGCCATCCCTCTTTACTCTGTACAACGTAATCGCTACCGAGCGAG from Nitrospira sp. includes the following:
- a CDS encoding Zinc ABC transporter, substrate-binding protein ZnuA, whose product is MIPSPPMFPVNHVRKSPAFSLLAVLVGFLTPVGAMTEARDPIPVVVTIPVLKDLAEQVGGPHVRVTSLLSGYENEHTYSPKPTDLVAVRKAKLLLEIGMGLEVWVSSLVKNAGGRSLRVITTSQGVELIRDGTDVHEGRHHEGETGNPHIWLDPENAAIMLHHITDALIEVDPSHTAEFRTNQTAFLQRLGQLQNELFARTQRLSNRRFIAHHPAWPYLAKRFNLDIVGTIQMQSGTEPSALHLQSLIDKIRKENIRVIASEVQLSQRLPELLARETKAHVVVLTTMPGGLAGTETYLDMLRHDVLQLAGALETTS
- a CDS encoding ABC transporter, whose product is MSDPREPIIRFDHASFGFPGLIALKDISLAIYEGEFVGVIGPNGSGKTTLCRAVLGLLAPVEGHLHIFDCACDELRCHHRAKIGYLPQKGVVDRNFPVTVFETVMMGRYGALGLFKRPGRKDRDIAMEALAQVGMDSHKDHALGQLSGGQQQRVFIARALAQQPKVLILDEPTTGLDITTQHSVIELVQHLHDELKLTVLLITHDINMIRSRVDRLVLLKTRLFAAASPAEVLKPEILHQVYGKDLVITEKDLVIVEDYHHHH